From Kitasatospora gansuensis, a single genomic window includes:
- a CDS encoding SAM-dependent methyltransferase: protein MTTSTERPVADVESANIARIYDYYLGGLYNFEVDRQKAERIRSVLPSVELLARANRDWLRRTVRFLLAQGVDQFVDLASGLPTMGNVHEVAHARNPKARVVYVDHEPSAVLHGEEILADEPLVAMVEADGRFPERIWEHPRVRELIDLSRPVGILMGGLLVFVDDKDDPAALVARYRDACAPGSYLAISHLSDDLADPQTRTQVGRMTDAYLAGVGQQLHVRPRDVIASWFEGMELVEPGLTLMADWRPTPGHAVDAQTPSKALGYGATARMP from the coding sequence ATGACCACAAGCACCGAGCGCCCGGTGGCCGACGTGGAGTCCGCCAACATCGCGCGGATCTACGACTACTACCTGGGCGGGCTCTACAACTTCGAGGTGGACCGGCAGAAGGCCGAGCGGATCAGGTCGGTGCTGCCCAGCGTCGAACTGCTCGCGCGCGCGAACCGGGACTGGCTGCGCCGCACCGTGCGGTTCCTGCTCGCGCAGGGCGTGGACCAGTTCGTCGACCTCGCATCCGGGCTGCCCACCATGGGCAACGTGCACGAGGTGGCGCACGCCCGGAACCCGAAGGCCCGGGTGGTGTACGTGGACCACGAGCCCTCGGCCGTGCTGCACGGTGAGGAGATCCTGGCGGACGAGCCGCTGGTGGCGATGGTCGAGGCGGACGGCCGGTTCCCGGAGCGGATCTGGGAGCACCCCCGGGTCCGCGAACTGATCGACCTCAGCCGGCCGGTCGGCATCCTGATGGGCGGCCTGCTGGTGTTCGTCGACGACAAGGACGACCCGGCCGCCCTGGTGGCCCGCTACCGGGACGCCTGCGCGCCCGGGAGCTACCTCGCCATCTCGCACCTCTCCGACGACCTGGCCGACCCGCAGACCCGGACCCAGGTCGGCCGGATGACCGACGCCTACCTCGCCGGCGTGGGCCAGCAGCTCCACGTCCGCCCCAGAGACGTGATCGCGTCCTGGTTCGAGGGCATGGAACTCGTCGAGCCGGGACTGACCCTGATGGCGGACTGGCGCCCCACTCCCGGCCACGCGGTGGACGCCCAGACACCCTCGAAAGCGCTCGGCTACGGCGCGACCGCCCGGATGCCCTGA
- a CDS encoding SAM-dependent methyltransferase: MPDDIEWMKRGLEDPAIERVDLRIDIPHSARMYDFWLGGKTNFPPDRALGEAFEQAIPSIKVMARENRRFLGRAVRYLAGEAGIRQFLDIGTGIPTEGNTHEVAQTTAPDSRVVYVDNDPIVLAHARALMDSTGSGRTAYIHADLLEPEKILADPILTGTLDLDQPVGLTLVAVLMLVADHDAPWAKARVLMDALAPGSYVAITHPGADFNPTAMAAVVEAAAKGNMTLVPRTRDEVARFFGDWELVDPGVVPVMGWRPEDGEPADPAAAYYWSGVARKR; the protein is encoded by the coding sequence ATGCCGGACGACATCGAGTGGATGAAGCGTGGGCTGGAGGATCCGGCGATCGAACGAGTGGACCTGCGCATCGACATCCCGCACTCGGCGCGGATGTACGACTTCTGGCTCGGCGGCAAGACGAACTTCCCGCCGGACCGGGCCCTCGGCGAGGCTTTCGAGCAGGCCATCCCCAGCATCAAGGTGATGGCCCGGGAGAACCGCAGGTTCCTCGGCCGCGCGGTGCGCTACCTCGCCGGCGAGGCGGGCATCCGCCAGTTCCTCGACATCGGCACCGGCATCCCCACCGAGGGCAACACCCACGAGGTCGCCCAGACCACGGCCCCGGACAGCCGCGTCGTCTACGTCGACAACGACCCGATCGTGCTCGCCCACGCCCGCGCGCTGATGGACAGCACCGGCTCCGGCCGCACCGCCTACATCCACGCCGACCTGCTGGAACCGGAGAAGATCCTCGCCGACCCGATCCTGACCGGCACCCTGGACCTCGACCAGCCGGTGGGCCTGACGCTGGTGGCCGTCCTCATGCTTGTCGCCGACCATGACGCCCCCTGGGCCAAGGCCCGCGTGCTGATGGACGCCCTGGCCCCCGGCAGCTACGTCGCGATCACCCACCCCGGAGCGGACTTCAACCCGACCGCCATGGCTGCGGTGGTCGAAGCCGCAGCCAAGGGGAACATGACTCTGGTGCCGCGCACCCGCGACGAGGTGGCGCGGTTCTTCGGCGACTGGGAGCTCGTGGACCCGGGGGTCGTTCCCGTCATGGGCTGGCGCCCCGAGGACGGAGAGCCCGCCGACCCCGCCGCCGCCTACTACTGGTCCGGAGTCGCCCGCAAGCGCTGA
- a CDS encoding helicase associated domain-containing protein has product MIWDKHARSWDRGYAHARAWAETHGHLAIPAAEKLDGHAVGAWAGRQRKNTKLTAAQDAKLTALDAMWRLDPDWNRSYRRMLAYLAGGGTLTGPANRTGGEADPTFRPGAWLRKQDKARTDQKLTVQQVALLETLLATRPAALAQQQSERPAEGSVTWAAEWTCDACGEGGDAQFEDGT; this is encoded by the coding sequence ATGATCTGGGACAAGCACGCCCGCTCCTGGGACCGCGGCTACGCCCACGCCCGGGCCTGGGCCGAGACCCACGGGCACCTGGCCATCCCGGCCGCCGAGAAGCTCGACGGCCACGCGGTCGGCGCGTGGGCCGGGCGCCAGCGCAAGAACACCAAGCTGACGGCCGCTCAGGACGCGAAGCTCACCGCGCTGGACGCGATGTGGCGCCTGGACCCGGACTGGAACCGCTCCTACCGCCGGATGCTCGCCTACCTCGCCGGCGGCGGCACCCTCACCGGCCCGGCCAACCGCACCGGCGGCGAGGCCGACCCCACGTTCCGGCCGGGCGCGTGGCTGCGCAAACAGGACAAGGCCCGCACCGACCAGAAGCTGACGGTCCAACAAGTCGCCCTGCTCGAAACCCTGCTGGCCACCCGGCCCGCCGCTCTGGCCCAGCAGCAGTCCGAGCGCCCGGCCGAGGGCTCGGTCACCTGGGCCGCCGAGTGGACGTGCGACGCCTGCGGTGAAGGGGGCGACGCCCAATTCGAGGACGGCACCTGA